Proteins encoded within one genomic window of Rossellomorea vietnamensis:
- a CDS encoding SMP-30/gluconolactonase/LRE family protein — protein MSVKLFVDSKNTLGESPCWDTNKNLLYWVDIMEKQILKFNPMDRKLQSVKMDQFVGCLSLTDRGRLILGLQQGIYFLNLKSGLLEKVGDPESHLEENRFNDGKCDPAGRFWAGTTDTLGGVNGKGALYALGSHLRTTKKVENVGTSNGLAWSPCNRFMYFIDTPTKQVVRYRYDVTTGHIERPEVVINFPEGAGFPDGMTIDEDGMLWIAHWGGKGISRWNPYKGKQLEFIAVPAVNVTSCAFGGPELNELYITTARTRTTDEQLNEYPHAGGVYILKTNIRGIENFVFREKNEHDTQLKD, from the coding sequence ATGTCAGTTAAATTGTTTGTTGATTCAAAAAACACTTTAGGAGAGAGTCCCTGTTGGGATACAAATAAAAATTTACTATATTGGGTGGATATCATGGAGAAACAAATTTTAAAGTTCAACCCAATGGATAGAAAATTACAATCAGTTAAAATGGATCAATTTGTCGGCTGTCTTTCTCTTACTGACAGGGGACGTTTAATCCTTGGTCTTCAACAAGGCATCTATTTTTTAAATTTGAAGTCAGGTCTTCTAGAGAAAGTAGGAGACCCTGAAAGTCACTTGGAAGAAAATCGATTCAATGATGGAAAATGCGATCCTGCAGGAAGGTTTTGGGCAGGAACGACGGATACACTAGGAGGAGTTAACGGAAAGGGTGCTTTATACGCTCTAGGCTCACATTTACGAACAACGAAAAAGGTTGAAAACGTGGGAACTTCCAACGGTCTGGCTTGGTCACCATGCAACCGATTTATGTATTTCATCGATACCCCGACTAAACAAGTCGTTCGATATAGATACGATGTAACCACGGGGCATATCGAACGCCCGGAGGTAGTTATAAACTTTCCTGAAGGTGCGGGATTTCCAGATGGCATGACCATCGATGAGGATGGAATGCTTTGGATTGCCCATTGGGGTGGTAAGGGGATATCGAGATGGAATCCCTATAAAGGGAAGCAGCTTGAATTCATTGCGGTTCCCGCTGTGAATGTAACGTCCTGTGCATTTGGTGGACCGGAACTAAACGAATTGTATATTACCACGGCAAGGACGCGAACGACGGATGAACAATTGAATGAATATCCACATGCTGGTGGGGTCTACATTTTAAAGACTAATATTAGAGGAATAGAGAATTTTGTTTTTAGAGAAAAGAATGAACATGACACTCAATTGAAAGATTAA